One window from the genome of Buchnera aphidicola (Macrosiphoniella sanborni) encodes:
- a CDS encoding class I SAM-dependent methyltransferase: MKIYLNLKFCNQRILNLIDLFKLEHDPCSSIGLLANYNSLELYNRNNTKQKSIKVDFFSKKNNYRCLHYNKKNEILHKVAGIKKSYTPFILDLTAGLGNDAFIFSFLGCQVVMIERHPIVAVLLQDGLQRGYNNEKIGYWLKKRLHLIVNDSCKILESSLFKPDVIYLDPMYPICKKKCLPKKNMQILRYLIRHNDDCEKLLYMSRKIAKNRIIVKRPIYAEPLSKEKINFFIKTKNHRFDIYIPY; encoded by the coding sequence ATGAAAATATATTTAAATTTAAAATTTTGCAATCAAAGAATATTAAATTTGATTGATTTATTTAAATTAGAACATGATCCATGTTCTTCTATAGGTTTGTTGGCAAATTACAATTCACTAGAATTATATAATCGTAATAATACAAAACAAAAATCTATTAAAGTTGATTTTTTTTCTAAAAAAAATAACTATAGATGTTTACATTATAATAAAAAAAACGAAATTTTACATAAAGTTGCAGGAATAAAAAAATCTTATACTCCTTTTATACTAGATTTAACTGCTGGATTAGGTAACGATGCTTTTATATTTTCTTTTTTAGGTTGTCAAGTTGTAATGATAGAACGTCATCCAATAGTTGCTGTATTATTACAAGACGGTTTACAAAGAGGCTACAATAATGAAAAAATAGGTTACTGGTTAAAAAAAAGATTACATTTAATAGTAAATGATAGCTGTAAAATTTTAGAATCTTCTTTGTTTAAACCAGATGTTATTTACTTAGATCCGATGTATCCTATCTGTAAAAAAAAATGTTTACCAAAAAAAAATATGCAAATTTTAAGATATTTAATAAGACACAATGATGATTGTGAAAAATTATTATATATGTCTAGAAAAATAGCAAAAAATAGAATTATTGTTAAACGTCCTATTTATGCTGAACCTTTATCAAAAGAGAAAATAAATTTTTTTATCAAGACTAAAAACCATCGTTTTGATATATATATTCCTTATTAA
- a CDS encoding inorganic phosphate transporter, producing MLDLFSYFDLNHSLLVCLALLFVLFYEAINGFHDTANAVSTLIYTRAMSARKAVIMSGIFNFLGVLLGGLTVAYAIVHLLPNDLLLNTTSTHALAMIFSILLAAIIWNLSTWYFCLPASSSHALIGAIIGIGLTHAIIKGSSLLYAFNLPKMTSIFLSLILSPIIGLIIAGGLIFLLRYYFNQNTRFHRIHMTPAEREKIDEKKTPPFFIKIALILSSIGVSYAHGANDGQKGIGLIMLVLIGIAPSAFLVDLHAKKYDIISTEYALNDLEKYYLKKTNNIFHQTNLTNKQKIINNCIIHNIINTKLLLKNVSNYNTLNIKKRFQLRYFLLSIADTIDQTIVSKTDFQNKYFLMKNKKIILKTIEYAPTWIIFIIALSLSIGTMIGWKRIVITIGEKIGKKSMTYAQAMSAQITASLSIGIASYTGIPVSTTHILSSSVAGTMLIDGDGIQNKTMKNIALAWMLTLPISILLSGLLYWITLLII from the coding sequence ATGCTGGATTTATTTTCTTATTTTGATTTGAATCATAGTTTACTAGTTTGTTTAGCTTTACTTTTCGTTTTATTTTATGAAGCTATCAATGGTTTTCATGATACAGCCAACGCCGTATCAACATTAATATATACACGAGCAATGTCTGCACGCAAAGCAGTTATAATGTCTGGGATATTTAATTTTTTAGGTGTGTTATTAGGAGGTTTAACTGTTGCTTATGCGATTGTTCATTTATTACCTAATGATTTATTATTAAATACTACTTCTACTCATGCTCTTGCTATGATTTTTTCAATATTATTAGCAGCTATAATTTGGAATTTATCTACATGGTATTTCTGTTTACCTGCTTCTAGTTCACATGCTCTTATTGGAGCAATTATTGGAATTGGTTTAACACATGCAATTATCAAAGGTTCATCTTTATTATATGCATTCAATTTACCTAAAATGACTAGTATTTTTTTATCTTTAATTTTATCACCTATTATTGGATTAATTATAGCTGGAGGTTTGATTTTTTTATTAAGATATTATTTCAATCAAAATACAAGATTTCATCGTATTCATATGACACCTGCAGAGAGAGAAAAAATAGATGAAAAAAAAACACCACCATTTTTCATTAAAATAGCATTGATTTTATCATCTATTGGAGTCAGTTATGCTCACGGTGCAAATGATGGACAAAAAGGTATTGGATTAATTATGCTTGTACTTATTGGAATTGCACCATCTGCTTTTTTAGTTGATTTACATGCTAAAAAATATGATATTATTTCTACAGAATATGCATTAAATGACTTAGAAAAATATTATTTAAAAAAAACAAATAATATTTTTCATCAAACAAATCTAACAAATAAACAAAAAATAATTAATAACTGTATTATACACAATATTATTAATACTAAATTATTACTTAAAAATGTATCTAATTATAATACATTAAATATTAAAAAAAGATTTCAATTACGTTATTTTTTATTAAGTATTGCTGATACAATTGATCAAACAATAGTATCTAAAACAGATTTTCAAAATAAATATTTTTTAATGAAAAATAAAAAAATTATACTCAAAACGATTGAGTATGCACCTACTTGGATTATATTCATAATTGCTTTATCTTTATCAATAGGGACTATGATAGGATGGAAAAGAATAGTTATAACTATTGGTGAAAAAATAGGAAAAAAAAGTATGACATATGCACAAGCTATGTCTGCACAAATCACTGCTTCTCTTTCTATTGGTATTGCTAGCTATACAGGTATACCAGTTTCTACTACACATATTCTTTCTTCTTCTGTAGCAGGTACAATGCTAATTGATGGTGATGGAATTCAAAATAAAACTATGAAAAATATTGCTTTGGCATGGATGTTAACTCTCCCTATTTCAATTTTATTGTCTGGATTATTATATTGGATCACATTATTAATAATATAA